The Longimicrobium sp. genome contains a region encoding:
- a CDS encoding TonB-dependent receptor — protein sequence MPYLRALICAILLAPAALSAQVGVTTDLLTGRVTGPAGTPVAGATVEAISAEGNLRRTTTTRPDGRYTLTFPDGGGRYQLRVTALGFAAATAVAAREADEDVLVTNFRLGEQAVALEGITARASRTPPPSNTAAGGTERTLSGETVNRLPLEDNDPARIATLSPGVVAVTQGDSSEARGSFSVAGQRAALNQVTLDGASFTSALSGGQSGGGSPLGIPQEGVRGTQVITNTYDVARGQFSGGQVALTTRRGSNQFNGSLQYQLRDPNLQGNAGVPTWGGGFTQNRFSGGLGGPIVRDKLFYYLSFQAQRRSDELYSLTPRDADAVRALGVSPESVERFLGALQTRYGVDGRSGVFERTGDALTTLGRVDWNLTQRHTLALRGNLSVYEQDNARIGFLETLGNGGEVGTSGGGGQLTLTSRFGAGWINELRASVNRDERDQDAYEQVPEGRVRVASELGEGDRGVATLVFGGDRQLPTLTRETTTEVSNELSFLFRDRHRLRIGGLFNHSAFRQESTPDRFGTFEFESLEAFEEGRPTSFTRSLTTRETEGGGVNAAIFVGDTWRPLDRVQLTFGARGEATRFDETPARNPEIERLFGRRTDFIPSELHVSPRLGFSWRLNEQGAPLRLVRGGVGEFRGRAPFSLFASALDQTGLATGETLLECVGARVPVPDWAAYQRDASAIPTSCADGGAGEPVRRLPTVTVFDPEFGAPRSWRASLGFQTQIRPRLNASIDVSQAWGVNLYGVRDLNLRDDAPAFVLASEGGRPVYAPASAITATGQIPFFASRQNPELSNVFAVDSELGSRSTQATLGFNGQLPRRISFQTSYTFSRVRDQSSFSSGAPRSGFSQPTTAGNPNVREWSTSDLERRHSLVTVLGVPFGQAWEVTLIGRATSGNPFTPLVGGDINGDGARNDRAFVFAPGASGDTAVANGMARLLDGAEGGVRECIEAQRGSIAGRNSCRGPWTGTLDLRGTFRPQLPTLSRRLSLSLDVTNLFAGADLLFNGSDDLRGWGQQGFGRDEVLLYTRGFDPAQNRFLYQVNERFGETRSRRGGFGSPFQVQLSARLLIGTQQGQGGGLAAIGGGGGPGGGGPGGQRGGFGGIVRQGGGIDVEALLSRLLPDPVSPLLLLRDTLNLTPEQVTGIEAIRDSLRARNQPVREAVRAAIPTTATAQNAGELFGRVGPLLEPGRQNVQRALREVQSLLTPEQWRRVPAALRNPLGNFGGGGQRNREDRPRNREGGARRGITPAGTPPATPAPAQQPAPAPGTPQPAPPAQPTPTPPPTQPPPTPGR from the coding sequence ATGCCGTATCTCAGAGCGCTGATCTGCGCGATCCTCCTCGCCCCCGCCGCGCTGTCGGCGCAGGTGGGCGTTACGACGGACCTCCTCACCGGGCGCGTCACGGGGCCCGCTGGCACGCCCGTGGCCGGCGCCACCGTGGAGGCGATTTCGGCCGAGGGGAACCTGCGCAGGACGACCACCACGCGTCCGGACGGCCGCTACACGCTGACCTTTCCGGACGGCGGGGGGCGCTACCAGCTTCGGGTGACGGCGCTGGGCTTCGCGGCCGCCACCGCGGTCGCCGCGCGCGAGGCGGACGAGGACGTGCTGGTCACCAACTTCCGGCTGGGCGAGCAGGCGGTGGCGCTGGAGGGGATCACGGCGCGCGCCAGCCGCACCCCGCCGCCCAGCAACACCGCGGCGGGCGGCACCGAGCGCACCCTCTCCGGCGAGACGGTCAACCGCCTGCCGCTGGAGGACAACGACCCTGCCCGCATCGCCACGCTCAGCCCCGGCGTCGTCGCGGTGACGCAGGGCGACTCGTCGGAGGCGCGGGGGTCGTTCTCGGTGGCGGGGCAGCGGGCGGCGCTCAACCAGGTGACGCTGGACGGCGCGTCGTTTACCTCCGCGCTCTCCGGCGGGCAATCGGGAGGCGGATCGCCGCTGGGGATTCCGCAGGAGGGGGTGCGCGGCACGCAGGTGATCACCAACACCTACGACGTGGCGCGCGGGCAGTTCTCCGGCGGTCAGGTGGCGCTCACCACACGCCGCGGATCCAACCAGTTCAACGGCTCCTTACAGTACCAGCTTCGCGATCCCAACCTGCAGGGCAACGCGGGCGTTCCCACGTGGGGCGGCGGCTTCACCCAGAACCGGTTCAGCGGCGGGCTGGGCGGGCCCATCGTGCGCGACAAGCTCTTCTACTACCTCTCGTTCCAGGCGCAGCGCCGCAGCGACGAGCTGTACTCCCTCACCCCCCGCGACGCCGACGCGGTGCGCGCGCTGGGTGTGAGCCCGGAGTCGGTGGAACGCTTCCTGGGCGCCCTGCAGACCCGCTACGGCGTCGACGGGCGCAGCGGCGTCTTCGAGCGCACCGGCGATGCGCTCACCACGCTGGGCCGGGTGGACTGGAACCTGACGCAGCGCCACACGCTCGCCCTGCGCGGCAACCTGAGCGTGTACGAGCAGGACAACGCCCGCATCGGATTCCTGGAGACGCTGGGCAACGGCGGCGAGGTGGGGACGAGCGGCGGCGGCGGGCAGCTCACCCTCACGTCGCGCTTCGGCGCGGGGTGGATCAACGAGCTGCGCGCCTCCGTGAACCGCGACGAGCGCGACCAGGATGCCTACGAGCAGGTTCCCGAGGGGCGCGTCCGTGTGGCGTCCGAGCTGGGCGAAGGCGATCGCGGCGTGGCGACGCTGGTCTTCGGCGGAGACCGCCAGCTCCCCACCCTCACGCGCGAGACGACGACGGAGGTGAGCAACGAGCTCTCCTTCCTCTTCCGCGACCGGCACCGGCTGCGCATCGGCGGGCTCTTCAACCACTCGGCGTTCCGGCAGGAGAGCACGCCGGACCGCTTCGGCACATTCGAGTTCGAGTCGCTGGAGGCGTTCGAGGAGGGGCGGCCCACGAGCTTCACCCGCTCGCTCACCACGCGCGAGACGGAGGGCGGCGGGGTCAACGCGGCCATCTTCGTAGGCGATACCTGGCGTCCGCTGGACCGCGTGCAGCTCACCTTCGGCGCCCGCGGCGAGGCGACTCGCTTCGACGAGACCCCCGCGCGCAACCCCGAGATCGAGCGCCTGTTCGGCCGCCGCACGGACTTCATCCCCAGCGAGCTGCACGTGAGCCCGCGGCTGGGCTTCTCGTGGCGGCTGAACGAGCAGGGCGCCCCGCTGCGGCTGGTGCGCGGCGGCGTGGGCGAGTTCCGTGGCCGCGCGCCCTTCTCCCTCTTCGCATCCGCGCTGGACCAGACGGGGCTCGCGACGGGTGAGACGCTGCTGGAGTGCGTGGGCGCGCGCGTGCCGGTGCCGGACTGGGCGGCGTACCAGCGCGACGCCTCCGCCATCCCCACCTCGTGCGCGGACGGCGGCGCGGGCGAGCCGGTTCGGCGACTGCCCACCGTGACGGTGTTCGATCCGGAGTTCGGGGCGCCGCGCTCCTGGCGCGCCTCGCTCGGCTTCCAGACGCAGATCCGCCCGCGGCTGAACGCCAGCATCGACGTGAGCCAGGCGTGGGGCGTGAACCTGTACGGCGTGCGCGACCTCAACCTGCGCGACGACGCGCCGGCCTTCGTCCTCGCGAGCGAGGGCGGGCGCCCGGTCTACGCGCCGGCCTCCGCCATCACCGCGACGGGGCAGATCCCCTTCTTCGCCTCGCGGCAGAACCCGGAGCTCTCCAACGTCTTCGCGGTCGATTCGGAGCTGGGGTCGCGCAGCACGCAGGCGACGCTGGGCTTCAACGGCCAGCTTCCGCGGCGGATCTCCTTCCAGACTTCGTACACCTTTTCGCGCGTCCGCGACCAGTCGTCGTTCTCGTCCGGCGCGCCGCGCTCCGGCTTCTCGCAGCCGACCACGGCGGGGAACCCCAACGTGCGCGAGTGGTCCACCAGCGACCTGGAGCGGCGGCACTCGCTGGTCACCGTCCTGGGCGTCCCCTTTGGCCAGGCGTGGGAGGTGACGCTGATCGGCCGCGCCACGAGCGGCAACCCGTTCACCCCGCTCGTCGGCGGCGACATCAACGGCGACGGCGCCCGCAACGACCGCGCGTTCGTCTTCGCGCCGGGCGCGTCGGGCGACACGGCGGTGGCCAACGGGATGGCGCGCCTGCTGGACGGCGCGGAGGGCGGCGTGCGCGAGTGCATCGAGGCGCAGCGGGGCTCCATCGCCGGCCGCAACAGCTGCCGCGGGCCGTGGACGGGGACGCTGGACCTGCGCGGCACCTTTCGCCCGCAGCTCCCTACCCTGTCGCGCCGCCTCTCGTTGTCGCTGGACGTCACCAACCTCTTCGCCGGCGCGGACCTGCTCTTCAACGGGAGCGACGATCTGCGTGGGTGGGGGCAGCAGGGCTTCGGGCGCGACGAGGTGCTCCTCTACACGCGCGGCTTCGATCCCGCGCAGAATCGCTTCCTGTACCAGGTCAACGAGCGCTTCGGCGAGACGCGCTCGCGGCGCGGCGGTTTCGGCTCGCCCTTCCAGGTGCAGCTCTCCGCGCGGCTGCTGATCGGGACGCAGCAGGGGCAGGGTGGCGGGCTGGCGGCCATCGGGGGTGGCGGTGGTCCGGGCGGGGGCGGACCGGGCGGGCAACGCGGCGGGTTTGGCGGCATCGTCCGCCAGGGCGGCGGGATCGACGTGGAGGCGCTCCTCTCGCGACTCCTTCCCGACCCCGTGTCGCCGCTCCTCCTCCTGCGCGACACGCTCAACCTGACCCCCGAGCAGGTGACGGGGATCGAGGCGATCCGCGACTCGCTGCGCGCGCGCAACCAGCCGGTGCGCGAGGCCGTCCGCGCCGCCATCCCCACCACCGCGACGGCGCAGAACGCGGGCGAGCTGTTCGGGCGCGTGGGGCCGCTGCTGGAGCCGGGGCGCCAGAACGTGCAGCGCGCCCTCCGCGAGGTGCAGAGCCTGCTGACGCCGGAGCAGTGGCGCCGCGTCCCCGCCGCGCTGCGCAATCCGCTGGGGAACTTCGGCGGCGGCGGCCAGCGCAACCGCGAGGATCGCCCGCGCAACCGCGAAGGCGGCGCCCGCCGCGGCATCACGCCCGCCGGCACCCCGCCCGCGACCCCGGCACCGGCGCAGCAGCCTGCCCCGGCGCCGGGCACACCGCAGCCGGCACCGCCGGCACAGCCGACACCGACACCCCCGCCGACACAGCCGCCACCGACGCCGGGGCGGTAG
- a CDS encoding response regulator transcription factor, translating into MPTASWKPHLARGLPDFVGLPSHDKAEAVKPLNAHILVVDDEPDISALVAYHLARESYRVRTASTGPEAIRAAEVERPDLIVLDLMLPGMSGLQVLEELRRRPETLDIPVILLTARREEQDRIQGLRQGADDYVAKPFSPQELILRVGAVLRRVQQAPPVGRGGKVVRVGPFSVDSGAARAEVSGLPLELTPTEYRLLLTLMERRGRVQTRRQLLEAVWEVTANIATRTVDMHVQRLRNKLGDEADWIETVRGFGYRFRTEPPVR; encoded by the coding sequence TTGCCGACCGCTTCCTGGAAGCCTCATCTTGCCCGCGGGCTCCCCGACTTCGTGGGACTGCCCAGCCACGACAAGGCCGAGGCCGTGAAGCCGCTGAACGCACACATCCTGGTGGTGGACGACGAGCCCGACATCTCGGCGCTCGTGGCGTACCACCTGGCGCGCGAGTCGTACCGCGTCCGCACCGCATCCACGGGCCCGGAGGCGATCCGCGCGGCCGAGGTGGAGCGCCCGGACCTGATCGTCCTCGACCTGATGCTCCCCGGCATGAGCGGCCTCCAGGTGCTGGAGGAGCTGCGCCGCCGCCCGGAGACGCTGGACATTCCCGTCATCCTGCTGACCGCCCGGCGCGAGGAGCAGGACCGCATCCAGGGGCTGCGGCAGGGGGCGGACGATTACGTGGCCAAGCCTTTCTCGCCGCAGGAGCTGATCCTGCGCGTGGGCGCGGTGCTGCGGCGGGTGCAGCAGGCGCCGCCGGTGGGGCGGGGGGGCAAGGTGGTGCGCGTGGGCCCCTTCTCGGTCGATTCCGGTGCCGCGCGCGCCGAGGTCAGCGGCCTGCCGCTGGAGCTGACGCCCACCGAGTACCGCCTCCTCCTGACCCTAATGGAGCGCCGCGGCCGAGTGCAGACGCGCCGGCAGCTCCTGGAAGCCGTCTGGGAGGTGACCGCCAACATCGCCACGCGCACGGTGGACATGCACGTGCAGCGGCTGCGCAACAAGCTGGGCGACGAGGCGGACTGGATCGAGACGGTGCGCGGCTTCGGCTATCGTTTCCGCACCGAGCCTCCGGTCCGCTGA
- a CDS encoding ATP-binding protein, whose protein sequence is MTLRLRADQKLFLSYLALIAAVVVALTLGVGSTLRTHLTERLSADLRRELFLARALYATRPAAHPDAVADWLGALSSRRVTIVAPDGRVLGDSEVDAAGIRRLENHSDRPEIRSARQGRDQIGVAVRLSSSLGDEQLYMALQAADGNVIRIADPLSEMYAAVARVQRGIFGVGLVALVLAGLLSLGFSIAITQPLRQIVRAARAMAAGDLARRAKLGRRDELGELADALDMLAGELQRRLRQLEGERAEMQALIDSMAEGVIALDAEGHVRRTNPAARRIFNLVGDPRGLSPQEVARRPAFLDVVRRVLEGAQVRPAELMQDGRSLLATAQPLPGGGAVMVFLDVSALRRLEDVRRDFVANASHELKTPLTAIRGFSETLLDEDLPPALRRQFAETVKANADRLQRIVDDLLDLSRIESGGFRVEPEIVSITETAHEAIAPGRAQMDEKRVLFLTDVPPEYEFVFADPAALRQILSNLVGNAIRYVPEGGRIEVSARCAGQAASQRGDRHEWIQVSVADNGAGIAATHLPRIFERFYRADAARSREEGGTGLGLAIVKHLVEAHGGTVDAESTPGRGTTIRFLLPAPDVVEEEMHDREVERAAAR, encoded by the coding sequence ATGACGCTGCGGCTGAGGGCGGACCAGAAGCTCTTCCTTTCGTACCTGGCGCTGATCGCGGCGGTCGTGGTGGCGCTCACGCTGGGGGTGGGCTCCACGCTGCGCACGCACCTCACCGAACGGCTCTCCGCGGATCTGCGGCGGGAGCTGTTCCTGGCGCGCGCGCTGTACGCCACCCGGCCCGCCGCGCACCCGGACGCGGTGGCGGACTGGCTCGGCGCGCTCAGCAGCCGGCGCGTCACCATCGTCGCGCCGGACGGGCGGGTGCTGGGCGATTCGGAGGTGGATGCGGCGGGAATCCGGCGGCTGGAGAATCACTCCGACCGCCCGGAGATCCGCAGCGCACGGCAGGGGCGCGATCAGATAGGCGTCGCGGTGCGGCTCAGCAGCTCGCTGGGCGACGAGCAGCTCTACATGGCGCTGCAGGCGGCGGACGGCAACGTCATCCGCATCGCGGACCCGCTCAGCGAGATGTACGCGGCGGTGGCGCGGGTGCAGCGCGGGATCTTTGGCGTGGGTCTGGTGGCGCTGGTGCTGGCGGGGCTCCTCTCGCTGGGCTTCTCCATCGCCATCACGCAGCCGCTGCGGCAGATCGTGAGGGCGGCGCGCGCCATGGCCGCCGGCGACCTCGCGCGGCGCGCCAAGCTCGGCCGGCGCGACGAGCTGGGCGAACTGGCCGACGCGCTGGACATGCTGGCCGGCGAGCTCCAGCGCCGCCTCCGCCAGCTGGAGGGCGAGCGCGCGGAGATGCAGGCGCTGATCGATTCCATGGCCGAGGGGGTGATCGCGTTGGACGCCGAGGGGCACGTGCGGCGCACCAACCCGGCGGCGCGCCGCATCTTCAACCTGGTGGGCGACCCGCGCGGCCTCTCCCCGCAGGAGGTGGCGCGCCGGCCGGCCTTCCTGGACGTGGTGCGGCGGGTGCTGGAGGGCGCGCAGGTGCGGCCCGCGGAGCTGATGCAGGACGGGCGCAGCCTGCTGGCCACCGCGCAACCGCTCCCCGGCGGCGGCGCGGTGATGGTGTTCCTGGACGTTTCCGCCCTCCGCCGGCTGGAAGACGTGCGCCGCGACTTCGTGGCCAACGCATCGCACGAGCTCAAGACGCCGCTGACCGCCATCCGCGGCTTCAGCGAGACGCTGCTGGACGAGGACCTCCCTCCCGCGCTGCGCCGCCAGTTCGCGGAGACGGTGAAGGCCAACGCGGACCGCCTGCAGCGCATCGTGGACGACCTGCTGGACCTGTCGCGCATCGAGAGTGGCGGCTTCCGGGTGGAGCCGGAGATCGTCTCCATCACCGAGACGGCGCACGAGGCGATCGCCCCTGGCCGCGCGCAGATGGACGAGAAGCGCGTCCTGTTCCTGACCGACGTGCCGCCGGAGTACGAGTTCGTCTTCGCGGACCCCGCCGCGCTCCGCCAGATCCTGTCGAACCTGGTGGGCAACGCGATCCGCTACGTTCCCGAGGGTGGGCGCATCGAGGTGAGCGCGCGCTGCGCCGGCCAGGCCGCCAGCCAGCGCGGCGACCGGCACGAGTGGATCCAGGTCTCCGTCGCGGACAACGGCGCCGGCATCGCCGCCACGCACCTCCCCCGCATCTTTGAGCGCTTCTACCGCGCCGACGCCGCCCGCTCGCGCGAGGAAGGCGGCACCGGGCTGGGGCTGGCCATCGTCAAGCACCTCGTCGAAGCCCACGGCGGCACCGTGGACGCCGAGAGCACCCCCGGCCGCGGCACCACCATCCGCTTCCTCCTTCCCGCGCCGGACGTGGTGGAGGAGGAGATGCACGACCGGGAGGTGGAGCGGGCTGCGGCGCGGTGA
- a CDS encoding TonB-dependent receptor: MPSRSLRTALAVFLLALLPSAAAAQAGRIGGRVVDAATGQPVAGARVAVIVQPVRSAVTGVDGTFVIRGLPSGTYSVAASHIGHATKTVTGVQVGASGAVTLDISLTAQAVSLGGITVTAARERGSVARALDDQRTAVGVVNSVTSEQIARSPDSDAAQAVQRVSGVTVQDGKYVFVRGLGERYTTTSLNGARIPSPEPERKVVPLDLFPAGLLQSITTSKTFTPDQPGDFSGAQVNIRTREFPARSTFTFSFASAYNTVGTARTLPFAPSAGNEWLAFGGRSREVPFMVRGAGSFANLTRDDMTRIAGSFRNTWSARPASELPNLSSGFSLGGTRGIFGRDVGYLASGTYTRATEASQEQIRATVIAGQDARPQIESQFAGTTGRTSVLWGGLLNLSTKLGTAGRVSLNNSYNRGADNEARRESGFTERINANLPLDIERLRYVERSVRSNQLSGEYLIAGRNRVDWSFTSSGVERVEPDRSEIVYARERDPATGVELAPAWFGGSNEGAVRTFSDLRETSLEGGANFQREIGRHRIKVGGLYRATDREADNHAYSISALGTLTREQRQARPEEIFDGRYTAPGSRIFNVTPLGAGGSYDAEDRLASGFGMVELALMENVRFIGGARLERSEVVLNAAPTSGAAVTSRPSYTDVLPSAAVNVSLTDVQNLRFSLTRTLSRPEYRELAPVLYREVLGGESVRGNPDLRRALIDNADARWEWYPGSGQLLSFGLFAKRFHDPIERVYLATSGTPVVTFVNARQATNYGLETEMRTDLGMLSETLEPLTVFANATLMRSRIEIGDSLSSKTSDLRPMVGQSPYVLNTGVTYADGGTSATLLFNVAGRRIVSAAEAPLPDVYELPRHVLDLSLRFPVAGGVEAKVDARNLLDEPYEVRQGDLVREYHRFGRTLSVGATLKR, encoded by the coding sequence ATGCCGAGCCGATCCCTGAGGACCGCACTCGCAGTGTTTCTTTTGGCCCTCCTCCCCAGCGCAGCCGCCGCGCAGGCGGGGCGAATCGGGGGGCGGGTGGTGGATGCAGCCACCGGGCAGCCCGTCGCCGGGGCGCGCGTCGCCGTGATCGTGCAGCCCGTGCGCAGCGCCGTTACAGGCGTGGATGGGACGTTCGTGATCCGCGGTTTGCCGAGCGGTACGTACAGCGTCGCCGCGTCACACATCGGCCACGCGACCAAGACGGTGACGGGGGTGCAGGTGGGTGCCAGCGGCGCCGTGACGCTCGACATCTCGCTGACGGCGCAGGCGGTGTCGCTCGGCGGGATTACGGTAACGGCGGCGCGCGAGCGGGGGAGCGTCGCGCGGGCGCTGGACGATCAGCGCACGGCGGTCGGCGTGGTCAACAGCGTAACCTCGGAGCAGATCGCCAGGAGCCCGGACTCGGATGCCGCGCAGGCGGTGCAGCGGGTGAGCGGGGTGACGGTGCAGGACGGCAAGTACGTCTTCGTGCGCGGGCTGGGCGAGCGCTATACGACCACTTCGCTGAACGGCGCCCGCATTCCCAGCCCGGAGCCGGAGCGAAAGGTGGTGCCGCTCGACCTCTTCCCGGCGGGGCTCCTCCAGTCCATCACCACTTCCAAGACCTTCACGCCGGACCAGCCGGGCGACTTCAGCGGCGCGCAGGTGAACATCCGCACTCGCGAGTTCCCGGCGCGCTCGACGTTCACCTTTTCCTTTGCCTCCGCCTACAACACGGTGGGCACGGCGCGCACCCTGCCCTTCGCGCCGAGCGCGGGGAACGAGTGGCTGGCCTTCGGCGGGCGCTCGCGCGAGGTGCCGTTCATGGTGCGCGGCGCCGGCAGCTTCGCCAACCTCACCCGCGACGACATGACGCGGATCGCCGGCTCGTTCCGCAACACGTGGAGCGCGCGACCGGCCAGCGAGCTCCCCAACCTCTCCAGCGGCTTCTCGCTGGGCGGCACGCGGGGGATTTTCGGGCGCGACGTGGGCTACCTGGCGTCCGGCACCTACACGCGCGCCACGGAGGCATCGCAGGAGCAGATCCGCGCCACCGTGATCGCGGGGCAGGATGCGCGTCCGCAGATCGAGTCGCAGTTCGCGGGGACTACGGGGCGCACCAGCGTGCTGTGGGGCGGCCTCTTAAACCTGAGCACGAAGCTGGGGACGGCGGGGCGCGTGTCGCTCAACAACTCGTACAACCGCGGCGCGGACAACGAGGCGCGGCGCGAGAGCGGGTTCACCGAGCGCATCAACGCCAACCTGCCGCTGGACATCGAGCGCCTCCGCTACGTGGAGCGCAGCGTGCGCAGCAACCAGCTCTCGGGCGAGTACCTGATCGCCGGGCGCAACCGCGTGGACTGGTCGTTCACCTCGAGCGGCGTGGAGCGGGTGGAGCCGGACCGGTCGGAGATCGTGTACGCCCGCGAGCGCGACCCGGCCACGGGCGTGGAGCTGGCTCCGGCCTGGTTCGGCGGGAGCAACGAGGGGGCGGTGCGCACCTTCAGCGACCTGCGCGAGACGAGCCTCGAGGGCGGAGCCAACTTCCAGCGCGAGATCGGCCGCCATCGCATCAAGGTCGGCGGGCTCTACCGCGCCACGGACCGCGAGGCGGACAACCACGCGTACAGCATCTCCGCGCTCGGCACGCTCACGCGCGAGCAGCGGCAGGCGCGGCCGGAGGAAATCTTCGACGGGCGCTACACGGCGCCGGGGAGCCGCATCTTCAACGTGACGCCGCTGGGCGCGGGCGGCTCGTACGACGCCGAGGACCGGCTGGCGAGCGGGTTCGGGATGGTGGAGCTGGCGCTGATGGAGAACGTGCGCTTCATCGGCGGCGCGCGGTTGGAGAGGTCCGAAGTGGTGCTGAACGCGGCGCCCACCAGCGGCGCGGCGGTGACTTCGCGCCCCAGCTACACGGACGTCCTGCCGAGCGCGGCGGTGAACGTGTCGCTCACGGACGTGCAGAACCTGCGCTTCTCCCTCACGCGCACCCTGAGCCGCCCCGAGTACCGCGAGCTGGCGCCGGTGCTGTACCGCGAGGTGCTGGGTGGCGAGAGCGTACGTGGCAACCCGGATCTGCGCCGCGCCCTCATCGACAACGCCGACGCGCGCTGGGAGTGGTACCCGGGGAGCGGGCAGCTGCTGAGCTTCGGCCTCTTCGCCAAGCGCTTCCACGACCCCATCGAGCGCGTCTATCTCGCCACCTCCGGCACGCCGGTCGTGACCTTCGTGAACGCGCGCCAGGCCACCAACTACGGCCTGGAGACGGAGATGCGCACCGACCTCGGCATGCTCTCCGAGACGCTGGAGCCGCTGACGGTGTTCGCAAACGCGACGCTGATGCGCAGCCGCATCGAGATCGGCGACTCGCTGAGCAGCAAGACGAGCGACCTGCGCCCGATGGTGGGGCAGTCGCCCTACGTGCTGAACACCGGCGTGACGTACGCGGACGGCGGCACCAGCGCCACCCTCCTCTTCAACGTGGCGGGCCGGCGCATCGTGAGCGCGGCCGAGGCTCCGCTCCCGGACGTGTACGAGCTGCCGCGCCACGTGCTCGATCTCTCGCTCCGCTTCCCGGTCGCCGGCGGCGTGGAAGCCAAGGTGGACGCGCGCAACCTGCTGGACGAGCCGTACGAGGTGCGCCAGGGCGACCTGGTGCGCGAGTACCACCGCTTCGGACGCACGCTAAGCGTGGGGGCGACGCTGAAGCGATGA
- a CDS encoding fibronectin type III domain-containing protein gives MIAASRRWLAALALVAACDGSPTNEELFAPTGLVATPTGPSSVRVSFNAVPDATGYDVERATGTSTEWTRVATVQTVTYDDTGLLPETSYRYRVAALNGSERSDFGPETTVATSNRPEVTLSSDITSNRRLHADSLYILNNWVHVANGATLTIDAGTRIEGNANSALFVLRGARIQAVGTEARPIVFTSRRAAGQRQPGDWGGLILVGNGVINRGDPVILEGSNTGGSNVAVTYAGGTSNADDSGELRYVRIEFAGFGPVPDAELNSLTLAAVGSGTRINYVQTMAGLDDSFEWFGGAVDAKYLVSYESGDDHFDASEGFVGRNQFLIALQSTILTPRAGSGNSSTDPQGFEVDGCSGANCIAGQSSQPHTIPVFANFTMIGTGPGVVPAAGGFGAVLRRGAGGFYVNGIIARWPGAALAIRDAATNDRITAGDLAIRNVLAAENGTLFESGSGRFALDSAANAITTSTSATASLFGTFDVSLGTAGLDWQPSTASPARTGGLATFAGTLATKAGTAVTGTSYRGAADPTGARWWANWTTYSRN, from the coding sequence ATGATCGCAGCATCCCGCAGGTGGTTGGCCGCCCTGGCGCTCGTCGCCGCGTGCGACGGCAGCCCCACGAACGAGGAGCTCTTCGCCCCCACCGGGCTCGTGGCCACGCCCACCGGCCCGTCGTCGGTGCGCGTGAGCTTCAACGCGGTGCCGGACGCGACCGGCTACGACGTGGAGCGTGCGACCGGCACCTCCACCGAGTGGACCAGGGTCGCGACCGTGCAGACCGTGACGTACGACGACACGGGGCTCCTTCCCGAGACCAGCTACCGCTACCGGGTGGCGGCGCTCAACGGGAGCGAGCGCAGCGACTTCGGCCCCGAGACGACGGTTGCGACCAGCAACCGTCCCGAGGTGACGCTCTCGTCCGACATCACCAGCAACCGCCGGCTCCACGCGGACTCGCTGTACATCCTCAACAACTGGGTGCACGTGGCCAACGGCGCCACGCTGACCATCGATGCCGGCACGCGCATCGAGGGGAACGCCAACTCGGCGCTCTTCGTGCTGCGCGGCGCCAGGATCCAGGCGGTGGGCACCGAGGCGCGGCCGATCGTCTTCACCTCGCGCCGCGCGGCGGGGCAGCGCCAGCCGGGCGACTGGGGCGGGCTGATCCTGGTGGGGAACGGCGTCATCAACCGCGGCGATCCGGTGATCCTGGAGGGCTCCAACACCGGCGGCAGCAACGTGGCGGTCACCTACGCCGGCGGCACCAGCAACGCCGACGACAGCGGCGAGCTGCGCTACGTGCGCATCGAGTTCGCGGGCTTCGGCCCCGTGCCGGACGCGGAGCTGAACTCGCTCACCCTCGCCGCGGTCGGCAGCGGGACGCGCATCAACTACGTGCAGACGATGGCGGGGCTCGACGACTCGTTCGAGTGGTTCGGCGGCGCGGTGGACGCCAAGTACCTCGTCTCCTACGAATCGGGCGACGACCACTTCGACGCCTCGGAAGGGTTCGTGGGGCGCAACCAGTTCCTGATCGCGCTGCAGAGCACAATTCTGACGCCGCGCGCCGGATCGGGGAACAGCTCCACCGACCCGCAGGGGTTCGAGGTGGACGGGTGCAGCGGGGCCAACTGCATCGCGGGCCAGAGCTCGCAGCCGCACACCATCCCGGTCTTCGCCAACTTCACCATGATCGGCACGGGTCCGGGCGTGGTGCCGGCGGCGGGCGGGTTCGGCGCGGTGCTGCGGCGAGGCGCGGGCGGCTTCTACGTGAACGGGATCATCGCGCGCTGGCCGGGCGCCGCCCTCGCCATCCGCGACGCGGCCACCAACGACCGCATCACCGCGGGCGACCTGGCGATCCGCAACGTCCTGGCGGCGGAGAACGGCACCCTGTTCGAGTCCGGCAGCGGCCGCTTCGCCCTCGACTCGGCGGCGAACGCGATCACGACCTCTACGTCCGCCACCGCCTCACTCTTCGGCACGTTCGACGTGTCGCTCGGCACCGCCGGCCTCGATTGGCAGCCCTCCACCGCCTCGCCGGCGCGCACGGGCGGCCTCGCCACCTTCGCCGGCACGCTCGCCACGAAGGCGGGCACCGCCGTGACCGGCACATCCTACCGCGGCGCCGCCGACCCGACCGGCGCTAGGTGGTGGGCGAACTGGACGACCTACTCTCGCAACTGA